The nucleotide sequence CGGCCCAATTCGGGGAAAACCATTCAGGATATTCGCATCCGGTTTGGCAGCTCGCTCACGGTGTCACTCGAACTTCTGTTAGGCGCCGACATCCTGGCTACGGCCATCGCTCCTACCTGGGATGAGATCGGCAAACTGGCGGCCATCGCCACGCTACGGACCGCCCTGAATTATTTTCTGGAACGTGAATTGAAAAATTCCGAATTAGCCAAGCAAGGCATTCCCATAGAAGCTTCAGACATCGAAGGTACCTCTCCCCGTTCCGACTGAGTTAGTTACTATCTAGTTTTTCCTTCATTTCATTAATCGTTTTGGTAAGCCGGGAAATCTCTTTCCTTAGTTCCGCGACATCTTTTGCTCCAGCTACGGGGGCATCATTCTCCTCGGCATCGCGGCCAATGAAAAACGTGGCCAGGGTAGCGGTCACGTAGCCAAAAATGGCAAAACCAAACAACGTGATCAGAAAGGCCAGTCCGCGGCCTTCGGGCGTCTTAGGTGAGTACTCACTGCCCGCCGTGGTGACCCGCATGGCCGTCCACCACAAGGCCATGCCGTAGCTGTCGAAGCCGGGTGCCGGGCTTTCGATGGCATACATTCCCGCTGCTCCGGTGAAGGTAACGACCAGCGATAGCAGCACTACGTAGCCAAACGCGCGTCGCTGCATGGTAGCGGTCAGGCTCTTCATGCTGCGGTTGAGCGACGAAACAATACGCACCAGCCGCAACCCGCGCAAACTCCGCAGCACCCGCAGAAAGCGAAAAATACGGAAGACCCGCAAAGCCGGAATAATCAACGAAATAGCCGTAAGCCAGTTTTTTTTGATAAAAAGTAGTTTGACCGGAGCCAAAATAAATTTGACGACAAAGTCGATGATGAAGATTCCCCAAATCGTGAGGCTGATGTAATCCAGCGTTTTGGATAGCCCCCAAACCAGATCCACTACCAACAGGATGAGCCACACAAAGCCCAGGAATATCATCGGGCCTTCCAGCAACCGGTCGATGGAGGTCAGGAGTTTGTTGCGTTCGCGTTGAAGTTGTTGTTTCATGGGGCAGTCTTCATTTTTTACAAGATTAAATAAAAATGCCAATCCACGAAAAATCCCCCACAAACCGCTCAGTCTGTGGGGGATTTTATAGTTCAGGTGATTGCCGTGATGGCAGGTGGAAACACCTGCCACCATAGAGAAGGTACCCCTACTTGATGTACCGGAAATCTTCGTCGCCTTTCAGACTCAGCAGCGTTTCGTACATGAGCTTAATCACGTTCTGAACGTCGTCCTTGTGCACAGTTTCGATGGTAGTATGCATGTACTTCAACGGCAGGGAAATCAGCGCCGACGCTACTCCTTCCGCCGAATAGGCAAACGAATCGGTATCCGTACCCGTGGAGCGGCTCACGGCCTGCCGCTGGAAGGGAATTTCCTTTTCCTGTGCTACCTGGATGATATGATCGCGGACGTTGTTCTGCACGGCGGGACCGTAGCACAGCACCGGACCCGAACCGCATTTGAGATCGCCCTGCTTGGTCTTGGTGTACATCGGCGACTGCG is from Salmonirosea aquatica and encodes:
- a CDS encoding DUF1622 domain-containing protein, with protein sequence MKELAELVTKYLSSFIEILAAVVIGIALLQFLYSYALNVSRPNSGKTIQDIRIRFGSSLTVSLELLLGADILATAIAPTWDEIGKLAAIATLRTALNYFLERELKNSELAKQGIPIEASDIEGTSPRSD
- a CDS encoding ion transporter → MKQQLQRERNKLLTSIDRLLEGPMIFLGFVWLILLVVDLVWGLSKTLDYISLTIWGIFIIDFVVKFILAPVKLLFIKKNWLTAISLIIPALRVFRIFRFLRVLRSLRGLRLVRIVSSLNRSMKSLTATMQRRAFGYVVLLSLVVTFTGAAGMYAIESPAPGFDSYGMALWWTAMRVTTAGSEYSPKTPEGRGLAFLITLFGFAIFGYVTATLATFFIGRDAEENDAPVAGAKDVAELRKEISRLTKTINEMKEKLDSN